The Brachyspira sp. SAP_772 genome includes the window ATTTTGATACAAAAGGGTTTATTGCAATGGCATATCTTAATTTTGAAGTAATTATCATTTTGTTTGGTTCAATAGTATTCATCATAGTGGAACTTTTCATCTTATCAAAACGAACAAAAAGTGTAATAATTCCAAAGAGTATGAATGCTATAATAAAACCTAAAATAAGCCTAGCTATAGTTTTATATAATAAATTGTCGCTTCTATAATATATAAATATAAAAGGCTTTAATATTGCTTTTAATGCATTTCTCTTTTCTTTTTTTATACTTTCTCTGTCATCATAAGAATAGTTCATTATGAGTATTTGAAACCTTATTATAAATTATTTTTTAGCTTGGTGTTCGCTATTTTCTAAAGCAGCAGGTACAGCAGGAACTACTATATAACCATATTCACCGCTTCTGCATAAATCCATTATCACTTCATTTTGCAAAGTTTCACCAGCCACATCTTCTCTTAAATATTCAGGCAAATCAATAACATGATATAAAGGGTCAATATTATCAACATTTACTTCAAATAGTTCTTCTATAAAAGCTAAATCTTTATTTAATCTATTTAACATTTCATCTTTTTGATTATCATCTATTTTTAATCTAGTTTGATATAAAAGAGCTTCTAATTCTTCTTTGTTAGTTGTCATAAAAAAGTCCTTAGTTTTAATAATTTAAATACTATATAATAAAAGTAATATTTTTGCAATGTTTTAGATTATACTGAAAAAGTTTTGTTTTGTCAAAATTTAGTTTTTATATATTTATTAGGCTTTGCGAGGAAGTGATTTAATGAAGTATAGCTTTTTATGTATAGATAAAAATATCTTACATTTATTTATATATATTTACCAACATACAAAGCTAAAAACACTTGCACTTTTTGGTTCTTTTGACGAAGTCCGCACAGCGAGAGCGACAAAAAAGTTGATAAAATTTATATAATATACATAAGTTAATAAAATATATTTGTTTCAGTGTATATTAAAAAAATCAAGTTTGTTAAACATTTTTTAAGTTTTTTTATTATTTGCAGGGCTTTGCCCCCTGCGAAGCGTGCCCGTAGGGTAGCACCCCACTTTTTTTGCGACCGAAGGAAGTGCCTGTGGTATTGGTATAAAAGAACTGCATTTTTATTATAAATTTTATAATTTAATTGTACATTAAAAGGCACTCCTCCGCACGACTAAGAAGTTATAATTAAAGCATAACATTACCGTGCGGCAAGGTGGTACAGCTCGTACGCGGGAAAAAGTTGAATAAAAATAAAAACTTTTATTAATAATATACTTGTTTAGCTATATTATTTTATAACAACACTATGTAGTCCCTTGTAATTAAAGCATCATAATTCTTGTAGCCTAATATCTCTAATATAGAATCTGAATGCTTGCCTATTATCTTAATTGTATCTTCAGAGTTATAATTAATAATACCCCTCGCAAACTCTTCGCCCTCTTCATCTATAATGCTTACAATGTCCCCTTTCTTAAAATTGTTCACAACCTTTGTTACACCAATAGGAAGAAGACTAGATTCTTTCTCTATTATAGCCTTTTTAGCACCAGCATTAACAACCACCTTTCCTATAATAGTAGTAGCATAGGCAATCCATCTTTTTTTGGTGTTGAGTTCGTTATCTTCTTCTACGGGGTAGAATATAGTTTTTTCTTTTGTAGTAAATATGTTATTTAAAATGTTTGGAGTTTTGCCGTTAGCTATAATCAAAGCACATCCTGACCTTGTAACAATTTTAGCAGCCTGCAATTTTGTTTTCATTCCGCCTCTTCCGCCTGTAGAAGCATCAAGCCCCAAACTTTCTATCTCTTTTGTTACCTCAAAAACTTCATGTATAAAATTGGCATTTGGATTAGTTTTAGGGTTATCATCATAAAGACCGTTGATGTCAGAAAGTATTATAAGCAAATCAGCATCAAGCTCACTAGCAACCAAAGCAGAGAGTTTATCATTGTCAGAAAAACTTATTTGAGTAACATCGTATAATAATTTAAGCTCATCACTAGAAACAGTGTCATTTTCATTTATTATAGGTATTACGTTATATTTTAATAATGTGTCTAATGTAGAGCGGAGGTTTAAATATCTTCTTCTGTTTGAGAAATCTTCTTCTGTAAGCAGAATCTGTGCTGTAACGATATCAAACTTAGAAAAGCCGTCCTCATAAATAGACATAAGCTGCGATTGACCAATTGCGGCACATGCTTGTTTTAGTGATACCTCGCTTAAATCTGCTGCATTAATTTTTTTCGCTCCCAACCCAACAGCTCCAGATGTAACAATCAAAACTTCTTTGCCCATTTTTTTGTATTTAGCTATAGCCTCTATAAAAGAATATATTCTAGCTAAAGAAATATATCCCTCATCATTTCTTAATACATTAGTTCCAAATTTGAAAACTATTCTTTTTATATTGTTTAAATCTATGTTTTTCATGCGAAATATTATAATAAAAAAAAATAAAAAAATAAAGCTGAAATTATAAATGTTTTAGAAAAAAATAATTATTTAGTTGTTTTGTAGTTTATAAGAATTAAGAATTAGTATATAAATAAAGAATTTTAGATTTACATGTTCCAAAGGTATGAAGCTAAAACACTCGCACTTTTTAGTTCTTTTGACGAAGTCCGCACCGCGACTGTAGGAAGTATCTTTAGGTATGGTATTGGTATAAAAGAAGCAAAAGAACTGCATTTTATTGAGTTAACAGAATAATTCTAATGAATGTAAGTTAATAAATTATCTTACAATAAAAATAATAGATATGATTTAGTATTATTTTCTTACTTGTACTTTTTGCAACTTTTTGCTACGGGAAAAAGTTGAATAAAAACAAAAACATAAATTATAGCTGTTTTAATATATACTAAAAAAATCAAGTTTTTTGTTTGTTGGTACTAGCCGCCTTTTGAAGCGTACAAGTAGGATAAAAACTTTGACAAAGTACGCACAGCATAACTCACATATACAACCCTCTAAATGACTTCTCTATGCTTGAAATTATACTTATATATGTTAGAATAGGAGAAAATAATTTTAATTAAATCAAGGTAGAATTAATTATGAAAAATTCTAAAGTCTTTATTGATGGAGTATGGAAAAATAATCCTACTTTCGTACAGATTCTTGGAATGTGTCCTAGTTTAGCAGTAACAAATAGTGTTATGAACGCCATTGGCATGTCTGTGGCTACTATATTTGTACTTGTTTGTTCATCAGCTTTAATTTCTATAGTAAAAAAGATTTATGCTAATGAAGTTAGAATTATGGGATACATTGTAGTAATAGCTGCTTTTGTAACTTTAACTGATATTGTTATGAAAGCTAAGTTTTACACTTTATCATTGGCATTAGGACCATATATACCACTTATCGTTGTAAACTGTATAATATTGGGTAGAGCAGAAGCTTTTGCTAATAAGAATGGTGTTATACCTAGTATTTTTGATGCTTTGGGTAATGGTGTAGGTTTCTTTATGGCTTTATTATTATTAGGTTCTATTAGAGAGATTTTAGGTAATGGTACTTGGCTTGGATTTGACATCGTTGGCACTGTAAGAGGTTTTGTTGAATCTGCTATGCCTTTTGCTTTGAATGCATATAACGAAATTACTACTCCTTGGATAGTTATGATATTAGCTCCGGGCGCTTTCTTTACTTTGGGAGTATTAATAGCTATCAAAAGAACTATAGATGCTAGAGTGAGGTAATTATTATGAATTTAATACTTCTTTTTGTTGCTACTGTATTAGTTAATAATTTTGTATTAACTAAGTTTTTAGGAATATGTCCTTTCTTAGGTGTTTCCAATAAATTAGATTCTGCTGTGAGTATGGGTATTGCGGTTACATTTGTACTTGTGCTTACTGCTGCTGTTAGCTGGATGATACAATATTATATATTGGTGCCTTTTAAAATTGAGTTTTTACAAACTATTTTATTTATTATAGTAATAGCTGCCTTAGTACAATTTGTAGAGATGGTTGTAAGGAAAACTAGCGAAAGTTTATACTTATCTTTAGGTATTTATCTTCCGCTTATTACTACTAACTGCTGTGTATTAGGTTTAGCTTTGTTTGGCGTTTTATACAAATATAATTTTATACAGAATATAGTATTTGCTTTAGGTGCTGGAGTTGGTTTTACTTTGGCATTGGTTATAATGGCTAGCATTAGAGAGCGTTTAGCTAATGCAAACATACCAGAGGCTTTTAAAGGTCCTGCTATGCCTTTCATTACTGCTGGTATATTAGCACTTATATTCTATGGTTTTTCAGGTATCATAAAAATCTGATATTTGTGAGATTATTTTTAAAGGATAGTAAAAATGGTTACATCTATATTAGTGGCTTCAATATCTTCAGCTTTAATAGCTTTGATATTGGCTGTTTTATTAATATTTTCTTCTAAAATCTTTAGAGTTGAGGTTGATGAGAGGGTTACTGAACTTACAGAGATGCTTCCGGGTGCTAATTGCGGCGGATGCGGTTATCCGGGCTGTGCTCAATTTGCTAAGGCTTTAGTTGCTGATGAAGCTCCTGTTGATGGCTGTTCTGTGGGTGGGGCTCCTACTGCTGAGGCTGTTGCTAAATATTTAGGCAAGGTTACTCCGCCTCAAAAAGAGAGAACTAGGGCTTATATATTTTGTCATGGGCATAATGGTATAGCTAAATCTAATCAGGTTTATAATGGTGCTCAAACTTGTGTTTCTGCTGTTATGGCGGGAGGAAATAAGGATTGTACTTATGGCTGTGTTGGTCTTTATGATTGTATGAAGGCTTGCGATTTTGGTGCTATTATAAAAGATGAAAAAACTGGTATGCCTGTAATTGTTGAAGATAAATGTGTGTCTTGTAATGCTTGTGTTAAGGCTTGTCCTCAAAAGCTTATAGAGATTCACCCTGTAGCTCAAAAGTTTCATGTGTACTGTAAATCTAAAGACAAAGGTCCTATTGCTAAAAAGTCTTGTGATAGGGCTTGTATAGGATGCAGTATTTGTGTGAAGAACACTAAAGAGGGCGGCATGAGAATGGACAATAATTTGGCTATAGTTAATTATGAGGATTATGCTATTACAGAAGAGAGTATAGCTAAATGTCCTACTAAGGCTATTACTGACGAGAGAGTTAATTCTGTAGTTAATCTGTAATCAATAAACATTAATAATAAATTAACAAGGGGATGCTTGAAGAAAGTGTGCCCTTGTTTTTTTATATTGATTGAAGTTATTATGTGATTGAATAAATATATTTTATAATTTTTATTTTATTCAACTTTTTCCCGACGCAAAAAGTGCAAATGTTTTAACTTTGTATGTTTTCAAATATAAATATAAGATGTTTTTATCTATACATAAAAAGCTATACTTCATTAAATGCAGTTCTTTTGCTTCTTTTATACCAATAAAAGAAGTGGGGTGCGGGGGCTAGCCCCTGCAAATAACTAAAATAAAAGAGTTAAAATTTTTTGGTATATTCTAAAATAACTATATTTTGTTATATTATTATTTTATTCAACTTTTTCCCGCCGCAAAAAGTTGCAAAAAGTGCAAATGCTTTAGTTTTATATCTTTGGAATATATAAAACAGTATTAATATTTTGTATATACATAAAAAGCTAAACTTTATAAAATGCAGTCTTTTTGCTAGGGAAAAAACAATAAAAATTGACAAAACCTCAAATCTTTTGTATAGTTTAAACATTAAAGGAAATAAATATGTTTAGAGATAGCACTATAACAACCAAAGATATACTAAAATCTGTTAGGCAAATAGAAATAAAAACTTCGCGTATAGTAAACTCTTATTTTGCTGGGCAGTATCATTCTGCTTTTAAGGGGCATGGTATAGAGTTTGATGAGGTGAGAAAGTATAATATTGGTGATGATGTGAGGGCTATGGATTGGAAGGTGAGTGCTAGGTATAATGAGCCTTTTATTAAGAGATTTAAAGAGGAGAGAGAGCTTAATGTTGTTATATTAGCCGACTTTTCTGCTTCTACTGATTTTGGACTTACAAAAACTAAACATAATCTCATTGTGGAGCTTAGTGCTTTACTATCTTTTTCTGCTCTTAAAAACAATGACAAAGTTGGGCTTTTAATATTTACTGATACCATTGAAAAGCTTATTCCTCTAAACAAAGGAAAGAATCATGTGCTTAGAATTATTAGAGAGCTTATAGAGTTTGAACCTAAAAGTGCTGAAACTAATATTGCTAATGCTTTGGAATATTTTAATAAGATACAAAAAAGAGACAGTATTACATTTCTTATAACTGATGCATGTTCTGATTTGCCGAAAAAACAGATAGACATTACAAGAAAGAGAAATGATTTTGTGGTGTGTTTGGTTAATGATAGATTAGAATATGAAATGCCTCATTTGCTTGGTACGTTAGTTTTATCAGATTTAGAGAATGATGAGTATGTTTATTTTGATATGGGCAATAAGAATGTGAGAGAGGCTTATATCAATGAGCAGAGCAAAATGCTTGAAGATAAATTACAGTTTTTGAAAAGAAACTCTATAGAAAATATAGTATTAGACACATCTAGTAATTATATTAACGATGTCATGAAATTTTTTATCAAGAGAAGAAGATAGCTATTTTTTGCTCGTTTAGTAGAATCATGTAGTTTATAAAAGAAATTCATATTGTTATAATATGTTTCGTTATGGGCTGTATTTTATTAAGTCAACATAATAATTATAGTGTGAATTAATAAGTTGTCTTACAATAAAAATAATGAATATGATTTAGTATTATTTTCTTAACTTGCACTTTTTGGTTCTTTTGACGAAGTCCGCACCGCGAGCTGCGGGAAAAAGAACAATAATTTTTTTAATATATCTTAATATAAAAATGATTCGTTTATATCAAGATATTTGCAAGGCTTTGCCCCGCACCCCACTTCTTTTGCGACCGAAGAGAGTCCTTCATGGCGACCGAAGGAAGTGCCTGTGGGTATTGCTAGAAAGAAGCAAAAAGGCTACATTTTTTTAACTTAAAATATATGCATTATCTTATACTTTATACATATTCCAAAATATACAACGCTATAGTATTTGCACTTTTTGCAACTTTTTGCTACGGGAAAAAGTTGATAGAAAATAATTATTTTAATATAGACTAAAAATTTTTAAGTCTCTCAAAAATATTTTTATGTTTTTTTATTCTCGGGGGCTAGCCCCCGAACCCCTACTTCTTTTGGTGACCCAAAGAAGCAAAAGGACTGCATTTAATGAAGTATAGCTTTTTATATATAACAAAATATAAATATTATTTTAGCTTTATATATTCCAAACATACAAAGCTAAAACGTTTGCACTTTTTGGTTCTTTTTGCGGCGGGAAAAAGTTGAGTAAAAAACTTATGCAAACAATAAAATTAAAACAACATAAATATTTATTAATGTATTTTAGAAATAATTATATTTTATATAAAAAAAAGGAAACAGTGTTATTATTTACTGTTT containing:
- the gatC gene encoding Asp-tRNA(Asn)/Glu-tRNA(Gln) amidotransferase subunit GatC, with product MTTNKEELEALLYQTRLKIDDNQKDEMLNRLNKDLAFIEELFEVNVDNIDPLYHVIDLPEYLREDVAGETLQNEVIMDLCRSGEYGYIVVPAVPAALENSEHQAKK
- the proB gene encoding glutamate 5-kinase → MKNIDLNNIKRIVFKFGTNVLRNDEGYISLARIYSFIEAIAKYKKMGKEVLIVTSGAVGLGAKKINAADLSEVSLKQACAAIGQSQLMSIYEDGFSKFDIVTAQILLTEEDFSNRRRYLNLRSTLDTLLKYNVIPIINENDTVSSDELKLLYDVTQISFSDNDKLSALVASELDADLLIILSDINGLYDDNPKTNPNANFIHEVFEVTKEIESLGLDASTGGRGGMKTKLQAAKIVTRSGCALIIANGKTPNILNNIFTTKEKTIFYPVEEDNELNTKKRWIAYATTIIGKVVVNAGAKKAIIEKESSLLPIGVTKVVNNFKKGDIVSIIDEEGEEFARGIINYNSEDTIKIIGKHSDSILEILGYKNYDALITRDYIVLL
- the rsxE gene encoding electron transport complex subunit RsxE — translated: MKNSKVFIDGVWKNNPTFVQILGMCPSLAVTNSVMNAIGMSVATIFVLVCSSALISIVKKIYANEVRIMGYIVVIAAFVTLTDIVMKAKFYTLSLALGPYIPLIVVNCIILGRAEAFANKNGVIPSIFDALGNGVGFFMALLLLGSIREILGNGTWLGFDIVGTVRGFVESAMPFALNAYNEITTPWIVMILAPGAFFTLGVLIAIKRTIDARVR
- the rsxA gene encoding electron transport complex subunit RsxA; amino-acid sequence: MMNLILLFVATVLVNNFVLTKFLGICPFLGVSNKLDSAVSMGIAVTFVLVLTAAVSWMIQYYILVPFKIEFLQTILFIIVIAALVQFVEMVVRKTSESLYLSLGIYLPLITTNCCVLGLALFGVLYKYNFIQNIVFALGAGVGFTLALVIMASIRERLANANIPEAFKGPAMPFITAGILALIFYGFSGIIKI
- a CDS encoding RnfABCDGE type electron transport complex subunit B, producing the protein MVTSILVASISSALIALILAVLLIFSSKIFRVEVDERVTELTEMLPGANCGGCGYPGCAQFAKALVADEAPVDGCSVGGAPTAEAVAKYLGKVTPPQKERTRAYIFCHGHNGIAKSNQVYNGAQTCVSAVMAGGNKDCTYGCVGLYDCMKACDFGAIIKDEKTGMPVIVEDKCVSCNACVKACPQKLIEIHPVAQKFHVYCKSKDKGPIAKKSCDRACIGCSICVKNTKEGGMRMDNNLAIVNYEDYAITEESIAKCPTKAITDERVNSVVNL
- a CDS encoding DUF58 domain-containing protein, which produces MFRDSTITTKDILKSVRQIEIKTSRIVNSYFAGQYHSAFKGHGIEFDEVRKYNIGDDVRAMDWKVSARYNEPFIKRFKEERELNVVILADFSASTDFGLTKTKHNLIVELSALLSFSALKNNDKVGLLIFTDTIEKLIPLNKGKNHVLRIIRELIEFEPKSAETNIANALEYFNKIQKRDSITFLITDACSDLPKKQIDITRKRNDFVVCLVNDRLEYEMPHLLGTLVLSDLENDEYVYFDMGNKNVREAYINEQSKMLEDKLQFLKRNSIENIVLDTSSNYINDVMKFFIKRRR